From a region of the Drosophila gunungcola strain Sukarami chromosome 2R unlocalized genomic scaffold, Dgunungcola_SK_2 000030F, whole genome shotgun sequence genome:
- the LOC128256869 gene encoding zinc finger and BTB domain-containing protein 47 yields MSSKWLMFVALVALLSIGTGTSAKPRRSTIQARPALEQISRLQRLNARYYAVQQDEEDGDDILEHEEDLANDGEDGDEDGEEDDETKAEEQEEMDGQVDAKKLTSNTNTSPVKAQTGVKQQQVEEEEELSPQDLEALKELENEAEDEDEEEPQAEIDLARAEPRNRRRGGRRNGGGGRRGRGKKNNRRRGNRRCGGKGRRGRRGQRRRSPSKRSGNKRRTGQKTNSNRQGQKNKTAKKPDAAPSTKVA; encoded by the coding sequence ATGTCATCAAAGTGGCTCATGTTTGTTGCCCTGGTGGCATTGCTCAGCATTGGCACTGGCACCTCTGCCAAGCCAAGGAGGTCTACAATCCAAGCCAGACCCGCCTTAGAGCAGATAAGTCGCCTTCAGCGTCTGAATGCCAGGTATTATGCCGTTCAGCAGGATGAAGAGGATGGCGATGATATCCTGGAGCACGAAGAGGATCTAGCCAACGATGGTGAGGATGGTGATGAGGATGGGGAGGAAGACGACGAAACCAAGGctgaggagcaggaggagatGGATGGCCAAGTGGATGCAAAAAAGTTGACCTCAAACACCAATACCTCACCCGTAAAGGCACAGACTGGAgtgaagcagcagcaggtaGAGGAGGAAGAGGAGCTGTCCCCCCAGGATCTCGAGGCGCTCAAGGAGCTCGAGAACGAGgccgaggacgaggacgaggaggaaCCGCAGGCGGAAATCGATCTGGCCCGCGCCGAGCCACGTAATCGCCGGCGAGGTGGCAGGCGCAACGGCGGGGGCGGAcgcagggggcgtggcaagaAGAACAACCGCCGAAGGGGCAACCGCAGGTGCGGGGGCAAGGGAAGGCGCGGTCGCCGTGGCCAACGCAGACGCTCTCCATCAAAGCGCAGTGGCAACAAACGACGAACGGGCCAGAAAACAAACAGCAACCGACAGggccagaaaaacaaaacagccaAGAAGCCAGATGCAGCGCCATCCACAAAAGTGGCCTAA